A genomic stretch from Telmatocola sphagniphila includes:
- a CDS encoding isoaspartyl peptidase/L-asparaginase, with amino-acid sequence MPEPVVIATWPFGKIAAEAASKLLLAGKPAIDAAVAGAQAVEDDGTTRSVGFGGIGNRIGTVSLDSCVMDGRTLDCGSVAGVENIRHVAALAKRVYEKTPHVMLVGEWARIFAIQNGFPLDTLNTPGSVADWEKNRPKPDEPHVLGHDTVTVLAQDMKGHLGGACTTSGLAYKVPGRVGDSPIIGCGLYVDDTAGAAGGTGVGEEIIRVVGAMFIVEQMRAGKTPQEATEAAIQRVIANAGRRGVHVASVCFLALDPKGNVGAACTKGSNFTYAVARGAKIELLKSKELS; translated from the coding sequence ATGCCGGAACCTGTCGTCATTGCTACCTGGCCGTTCGGTAAAATTGCAGCCGAGGCTGCTTCCAAATTGCTGCTGGCCGGTAAGCCGGCCATCGACGCGGCGGTGGCCGGAGCCCAGGCGGTCGAAGACGATGGCACGACGCGTTCGGTCGGTTTCGGCGGCATCGGTAATCGCATCGGCACCGTCTCGCTGGATTCCTGCGTGATGGACGGTCGGACGCTCGACTGCGGTTCCGTTGCCGGGGTCGAGAACATTCGGCACGTCGCAGCACTCGCCAAGCGAGTCTACGAAAAGACCCCGCACGTGATGCTGGTGGGCGAATGGGCTCGGATCTTTGCCATCCAGAACGGCTTCCCTCTCGATACTTTGAATACCCCTGGTAGTGTGGCCGATTGGGAAAAAAACCGACCCAAACCGGATGAGCCCCACGTTCTGGGCCACGATACGGTCACCGTACTGGCACAAGATATGAAGGGGCACCTCGGCGGAGCCTGCACCACTTCCGGCCTGGCTTACAAAGTGCCGGGCCGGGTGGGCGATTCGCCGATCATCGGCTGCGGACTTTACGTCGATGATACGGCCGGGGCAGCCGGGGGAACTGGCGTGGGTGAGGAAATCATTCGAGTGGTCGGAGCGATGTTCATCGTCGAGCAGATGCGCGCCGGCAAAACTCCGCAGGAAGCGACCGAAGCCGCGATCCAGAGGGTGATCGCCAATGCCGGGCGACGAGGAGTGCACGTCGCCTCCGTCTGCTTCCTGGCTTTGGATCCCAAAGGTAACGTCGGTGCGGCCTGCACCAAGGGCAGTAACTTCACGTATGCCGTCGCCCGCGGCGCCAAAATTGAACTGTTAAAGTCGAAAGAGCTTTCGTGA
- a CDS encoding TolC family protein yields MKRWKSKLAVPAMLTILGATGCKQQLYMHQDDHLGVTTLNLPKDLDTNPNYSVAANPREDIRTPPTVDDPDQPARYMTLQEALIMGLEQGNRGNNSAAALPGGNISRSIVNDDLVTFTGSGVSSDDPIRAFALDPASIGANIEGALAKFDTRWVTAANWGRTDTAPVNIFSAANNGDTASVSSGFIKPLPTGGVAGVTFETDYQKVANPNVGGTTYTTTNPAYRPSLTFAIDQPLLRDYGVDINQLLASHPGSSVIPNYKPTGGRSEGILITRIRYEQQKYEFERNVNILLFNIESAYWNLYASYYALYANDQGLRQSFETWRLTRVLVEAGLRADQDLAQVRSRFEGFRASRIAALQTTMEAERQLRSLLGMPPVDGFRLVPADQPTQALYMPDYKEAVNETLQNRPELNMIRQDLKAQQLNLLVQKNSTRPDLRFSANYNINSIGSRLDGSAPNNALGALADNNYNTWNMGLRLDIPLGYRDGYAAKRVAELQLARTYVTLRNQERKAEDFTKVAYQQLFNQYQQIRAYRAQREALGRELELLFSRVQLGKDPLLNMLDAQRDFASAIQSEQQAVANYNVAIAGFHYAKGTLQMYDNVGIADGPLPSSGLIPSHEVHKRKRRFDKTGVEPVASGSVVPGTPVPGGVLPPGVVAPAVPAPVVPGAPLNPGTPAPTTPGNNPPTAFVPGVTSDSASSTIYKPTATQTVPSVGVPLQPSVLGTNDVAPPNVIAPPPITSDTGRPLITVTTTPNENVPVPPAGALLPPANDPVPGNNNFIPTSRQK; encoded by the coding sequence ATGAAACGATGGAAGTCCAAGCTGGCAGTTCCTGCTATGCTGACCATCCTCGGCGCAACAGGCTGCAAGCAGCAGCTGTATATGCATCAAGACGATCACCTGGGTGTTACGACGCTGAATCTGCCCAAGGATCTGGACACCAATCCGAATTATTCCGTCGCAGCCAATCCACGCGAGGATATTAGAACTCCTCCGACGGTGGATGATCCCGATCAACCAGCACGTTACATGACTCTCCAGGAAGCCCTAATCATGGGCCTGGAGCAGGGGAACCGCGGCAACAACTCCGCGGCGGCGCTGCCTGGGGGGAACATCAGCCGATCCATCGTCAATGACGACTTGGTGACCTTCACGGGTTCGGGCGTCAGCAGCGACGACCCGATTCGCGCTTTTGCTCTCGATCCCGCCTCTATTGGCGCGAACATCGAAGGTGCACTGGCGAAGTTCGATACGCGCTGGGTGACGGCGGCTAACTGGGGCCGAACCGATACTGCACCGGTTAATATTTTCTCGGCGGCGAACAACGGGGACACGGCATCGGTATCAAGCGGCTTCATTAAGCCGTTGCCGACAGGTGGTGTGGCCGGGGTGACTTTCGAAACCGATTATCAGAAGGTCGCCAATCCGAACGTCGGCGGCACCACATACACGACAACCAACCCGGCTTATCGACCTTCTTTGACGTTCGCCATCGATCAGCCTTTATTGCGCGATTACGGCGTCGACATCAACCAGTTGCTGGCCTCTCACCCCGGTTCATCGGTCATTCCGAACTATAAGCCCACGGGGGGGCGTTCCGAAGGTATTCTGATTACCCGTATTCGCTACGAACAGCAGAAGTATGAATTCGAACGCAACGTCAATATTCTGCTTTTCAATATCGAGTCGGCCTACTGGAACTTGTACGCATCGTACTACGCTCTGTATGCGAACGACCAGGGTCTGCGACAGTCGTTTGAAACCTGGCGGTTGACCCGCGTGCTGGTGGAAGCCGGTTTGCGAGCCGACCAGGATCTGGCTCAGGTCCGCAGCCGATTCGAAGGCTTCCGCGCCAGCCGTATTGCCGCTTTGCAGACCACCATGGAAGCAGAGCGACAGCTGCGATCCTTGCTCGGCATGCCGCCGGTCGATGGATTCCGGCTCGTACCGGCGGATCAGCCGACTCAGGCTCTCTACATGCCGGACTACAAGGAAGCCGTGAATGAGACTCTGCAGAATCGTCCCGAGTTGAATATGATTCGCCAGGATCTGAAGGCCCAGCAATTGAATCTGCTGGTGCAGAAGAACAGCACCCGGCCCGACCTGCGATTCAGTGCTAATTACAACATCAACTCAATCGGCAGTCGATTGGATGGATCCGCACCCAACAACGCACTTGGGGCTCTGGCGGATAACAATTACAACACCTGGAACATGGGTCTTCGGCTGGATATTCCTCTCGGCTACCGGGATGGTTATGCTGCTAAACGGGTGGCCGAGTTGCAATTGGCCCGTACCTATGTGACGCTGCGAAATCAGGAGCGTAAGGCCGAGGACTTCACCAAGGTCGCCTATCAGCAGTTGTTCAATCAGTACCAACAGATTCGGGCTTATCGCGCTCAACGTGAAGCTCTGGGTCGCGAACTCGAACTGTTGTTCTCCCGAGTGCAATTGGGTAAAGACCCCTTGTTGAATATGTTGGATGCCCAGCGCGACTTCGCCAGTGCCATCCAATCGGAACAGCAGGCGGTGGCTAACTACAACGTGGCTATCGCCGGTTTCCACTACGCCAAGGGAACTTTACAGATGTACGATAACGTGGGAATTGCCGATGGACCGTTGCCTTCGAGCGGTCTGATTCCCAGCCACGAAGTGCATAAGCGAAAACGCCGTTTCGATAAGACAGGTGTCGAACCGGTCGCTTCGGGTAGCGTAGTTCCTGGTACTCCCGTTCCGGGCGGAGTGTTACCTCCGGGCGTAGTGGCTCCGGCCGTTCCGGCTCCGGTGGTTCCAGGGGCTCCGTTGAATCCGGGAACCCCGGCTCCGACGACACCTGGCAATAATCCGCCGACGGCGTTCGTACCTGGTGTTACCTCGGATTCTGCCTCATCAACGATTTATAAACCGACTGCGACTCAGACGGTTCCCAGCGTGGGAGTGCCGCTGCAGCCTTCGGTTTTGGGAACGAATGATGTGGCTCCGCCGAACGTGATTGCTCCGCCGCCAATCACCTCCGATACGGGCAGACCACTGATCACGGTGACGACCACACCGAACGAAAATGTGCCGGTACCGCCCGCGGGGGCCTTATTGCCTCCGGCGAACGATCCGGTACCTGGTAACAACAATTTCATACCGACGTCCCGACAGAAATAA
- a CDS encoding winged helix-turn-helix domain-containing protein yields MLDQKNDWNLKVRVWIERDGEKVLGPGRYELLGHIDTHHSISAAAKQMKMSYRRAWSLVQDINRAAGETLVEVSTGGKGGGGAILTPRGKEAVRIYESLLKKTARLASDFNKPARKSS; encoded by the coding sequence ATGCTGGATCAGAAAAACGACTGGAATCTCAAAGTTCGAGTCTGGATCGAACGCGATGGGGAAAAAGTACTCGGGCCGGGGCGCTACGAATTGCTCGGCCACATCGACACGCACCACAGTATCTCCGCCGCCGCCAAGCAGATGAAAATGTCCTATCGCCGGGCTTGGAGTCTGGTGCAGGATATAAATCGTGCCGCCGGGGAGACGCTCGTCGAAGTTTCCACCGGGGGCAAAGGGGGCGGCGGAGCGATCCTGACCCCTCGGGGAAAGGAAGCCGTTCGCATCTACGAAAGCCTACTTAAGAAAACTGCCCGCCTCGCCTCCGATTTCA
- a CDS encoding ATP-grasp domain-containing protein encodes MAKIFVYEHFCALANPPQTETLPQSLLTEGRAMRDAIVEDLARIPGIAILSGDSSDADDIREQVKRADWSLIIAPETDGILFRLSELVESSGGRLLSPSLQAIFLCGGKDKLARRIDPDIPTPDERPDVYPQVWKPYDGAGSVDTFLVPDAQAAQLLIDRGYGELYRTEFVPGLAASISFLVGPEIILPLKACRQILSEDGRFQYLGGEVPLETNLEQRAIQLGIKAIRWLLAEAPFVGYIGIDLILGERDVLIEINPRLTTSYIGLRQLTESNLAEAMWKIAEGKATEVKWKPGRVRFQSNGQFEIS; translated from the coding sequence ATGGCCAAGATTTTCGTTTACGAACACTTCTGTGCCTTAGCCAATCCTCCGCAGACAGAAACGTTACCGCAATCGCTTTTGACCGAAGGCCGGGCAATGCGCGATGCGATCGTAGAGGATCTGGCACGGATTCCCGGTATCGCAATCCTATCGGGGGATAGTTCCGATGCAGATGATATCCGTGAGCAGGTGAAGCGGGCCGATTGGTCGCTGATCATCGCTCCGGAAACTGACGGTATTCTGTTTCGCCTTAGCGAACTGGTGGAGTCGAGTGGCGGCCGATTACTCTCCCCTTCGTTACAAGCGATATTCCTGTGCGGGGGAAAAGACAAACTCGCGCGCCGGATCGATCCCGATATCCCGACGCCCGATGAAAGACCCGATGTCTATCCGCAAGTCTGGAAGCCCTATGATGGCGCTGGCTCGGTCGATACCTTTTTGGTCCCGGATGCTCAGGCCGCTCAATTGCTGATCGATCGAGGTTATGGCGAGTTGTATCGCACGGAGTTTGTGCCCGGCCTGGCCGCGAGCATCTCTTTCCTCGTCGGGCCTGAAATCATACTCCCGCTGAAGGCTTGCCGACAAATACTCTCGGAGGATGGCCGGTTTCAATATCTCGGCGGCGAGGTGCCCCTGGAAACTAATTTGGAACAGCGGGCGATTCAACTGGGAATAAAAGCCATTCGCTGGCTCTTGGCTGAGGCTCCTTTCGTCGGCTACATTGGGATCGATTTGATTTTGGGCGAACGCGATGTGCTGATTGAAATCAATCCGCGCCTCACCACTTCTTACATCGGGCTAAGACAGTTGACCGAATCGAATCTGGCTGAAGCGATGTGGAAAATTGCCGAGGGAAAAGCGACGGAAGTGAAATGGAAGCCCGGGCGAGTACGCTTCCAATCGAATGGTCAGTTTGAAATCAGTTAA
- a CDS encoding DUF1501 domain-containing protein: MNIRNDWLQFQTRRHFLRNSAVGIGSLAFADLLRADAPPTNPLAVKAPPLPAKAKHIIYLHMSGAPPQQELFDFKPKLKELHMKPCPDDFLKNARFAFIKGHPNLLGPSFKFAQHGKSGAWISELLPELSKHADELCFVKSMWTEQFNHAPAELFLFSGNARNGCPSMGSWILYGLGTENQNLPGFVVLISGGTDPTGGKALWSTGPLPSVYQGVQCRTIGDPVLYANNPPGMDREDRRRSLDALKTLNELELKEFGDPETRTRIEQYELAFRMQMSVPEVMELKKETKETLTLYGAEPGKASFANNCLLARRLVEKGVRFVQLFDWGWDIHGTNSGDDVATALPKKCQQTDKSIAALLTDLKRRGMLDSTLVVWGGEFGRTSMNEARGGSKLLGRDHHPHAFTIWMAGAGVKPGITFGATDELGYNIADGKMSVHDLQATILHLMGLDAWKLRYSYQGLQQRLIGPEGACSVRKELLS; this comes from the coding sequence GTGAACATTCGAAACGACTGGCTGCAGTTTCAGACGCGCCGCCATTTTTTGCGCAATTCCGCCGTGGGCATCGGTAGCCTGGCCTTTGCCGATCTGCTGCGGGCCGATGCGCCGCCGACAAATCCGCTGGCGGTCAAGGCTCCTCCGCTGCCTGCCAAGGCGAAGCACATTATTTATCTGCACATGTCGGGAGCGCCGCCGCAGCAGGAACTCTTCGACTTCAAGCCGAAGCTCAAAGAACTTCACATGAAGCCCTGCCCGGACGATTTCCTGAAGAATGCCCGCTTTGCCTTCATCAAGGGGCACCCGAATCTGCTCGGACCTTCTTTCAAGTTTGCTCAACACGGCAAAAGCGGCGCCTGGATCAGCGAACTGTTGCCCGAACTTTCGAAACACGCCGATGAACTCTGCTTCGTGAAATCGATGTGGACCGAGCAGTTCAACCACGCTCCGGCGGAACTTTTTCTGTTCAGCGGCAACGCCCGCAACGGCTGCCCATCCATGGGCTCCTGGATCCTGTACGGCCTCGGAACCGAAAACCAGAACCTGCCAGGCTTCGTGGTGCTGATCTCCGGCGGGACCGATCCCACGGGCGGCAAAGCCCTCTGGAGTACGGGACCCTTACCCAGTGTCTACCAGGGCGTGCAGTGCCGAACCATAGGTGATCCCGTCCTCTACGCCAACAATCCGCCGGGCATGGATCGGGAGGATCGTCGTCGCAGCCTGGATGCTCTTAAAACCTTGAATGAATTGGAACTGAAAGAGTTCGGCGATCCGGAAACCCGCACCCGCATCGAGCAGTACGAACTGGCCTTCCGCATGCAGATGAGCGTACCGGAAGTCATGGAGCTGAAGAAAGAAACCAAGGAAACGCTGACCCTGTACGGCGCGGAACCGGGGAAAGCTTCCTTCGCCAATAATTGCCTTCTGGCCCGGCGACTGGTGGAAAAAGGCGTTCGCTTCGTGCAATTGTTCGATTGGGGCTGGGATATTCACGGCACCAACTCCGGAGACGATGTGGCCACTGCTCTGCCCAAAAAATGCCAGCAGACCGATAAATCGATCGCCGCTCTACTCACCGATTTGAAACGCCGAGGGATGTTGGATTCGACGCTAGTAGTCTGGGGGGGTGAATTCGGCCGAACCAGCATGAACGAAGCTCGGGGCGGCTCGAAGCTGCTGGGCCGCGATCATCACCCGCACGCCTTTACAATCTGGATGGCGGGAGCGGGCGTGAAGCCAGGGATTACCTTCGGGGCGACCGACGAACTCGGTTACAACATCGCCGATGGCAAAATGAGCGTTCACGATCTGCAAGCGACCATCCTGCATCTGATGGGTCTGGATGCCTGGAAGTTACGCTACTCTTATCAGGGGTTGCAGCAACGGCTCATTGGTCCCGAAGGCGCCTGCTCGGTCCGCAAAGAATTGCTGAGCTGA
- a CDS encoding PSD1 and planctomycete cytochrome C domain-containing protein, translating to MRWTRFLPGLAVSLLFVSPAVCADRIDYNRDVKPILAKNCFSCHGPDEAHREAKLRLDIREAAIAPRKKGQAIDLKETHKSRLLVRIQDAQEPMPPEESGNRLTAEQIATLKKWVEQGAAYSEHWAFVKPQRPEVPKLNSGNWIRNPIDAFILKELQAHGLKPAPEASRPILLRRLSLDLRGLPPTPQEVQEFLADKSADAYEKWVDKLLADPAYGERMARTWLDLARYADSAGYGSDPLRLNMWKYREWVIEAFNRNLPYDRFTVEQIAGDLLPNPTLEQKIATAFNRNTMTNTEGGTDREEFRVAAVKDRVDTTLQVWMGITFGCAKCHNHKYDPFTQKEYYQVYAVFNQTADNDQPNETPLLQVAAPELLARVKQIDARLAEIQKEIKADSPERKKAREEWEKTRKKTDAKPDAKKLEEQFEAESPYFKKWKDEMAALKKAKPVIPTLPVMEELAKERQRKTRMMVKGDFLNPGEEVKPTLPAAFPKLTEVTSINRLALAKWIVQENNPLTARVEVNRLWSQLFGRGLLETEEDFGTQGELPSHPELLDWLATEFIGDKWDVKALIKLLVTSATYRQSSQTLPEHLEKDPKNVLLSRAPRYRLEGEMIRDQALALSGLLKKKLGGPSVYPPQPDGLWQAAFNGERSYPTSTGDDRYRRGIYTVWRRTIPNPAMTTFDAPSRETCTVRRIRTNTPLQAFVTLNDPVFFEAAQALAKRIMSEGKASMQFAYELTTGRPATPEILAPLNKLLESEKARFEKDKEAAKKLAGDPETAAWTIIANVLLNQDSVLTRN from the coding sequence ATGCGCTGGACCCGTTTTTTGCCCGGTCTGGCGGTCAGCTTACTATTTGTCTCTCCGGCTGTCTGTGCTGACCGCATCGATTACAATCGGGACGTGAAACCGATCCTGGCCAAGAATTGCTTTTCTTGCCACGGGCCGGACGAAGCTCACCGCGAGGCCAAACTCCGTCTGGATATCCGGGAGGCCGCGATTGCTCCGCGCAAAAAGGGCCAGGCCATTGATCTCAAAGAAACGCATAAATCCCGGCTGCTGGTGCGCATTCAAGACGCTCAGGAACCGATGCCGCCTGAAGAATCGGGCAACCGGTTGACTGCGGAGCAGATAGCGACATTGAAAAAATGGGTCGAACAGGGCGCTGCCTACTCGGAGCATTGGGCTTTCGTAAAGCCACAGCGACCTGAAGTGCCGAAGCTGAATTCAGGCAACTGGATACGCAATCCCATCGATGCTTTCATTCTGAAAGAACTGCAGGCTCACGGTCTGAAACCTGCGCCGGAAGCCAGCCGGCCTATTCTCTTGCGTCGGCTGAGTCTCGATTTACGCGGCCTGCCGCCGACGCCGCAGGAAGTACAGGAATTCCTCGCAGATAAGTCGGCCGATGCCTACGAAAAGTGGGTCGACAAGCTCCTGGCCGATCCCGCTTATGGCGAACGCATGGCTCGCACCTGGCTCGATCTGGCCCGTTACGCCGACTCCGCCGGTTATGGTTCCGATCCGCTGCGGCTGAACATGTGGAAGTATCGCGAGTGGGTGATCGAAGCCTTCAATCGAAATCTCCCCTACGACCGCTTTACCGTCGAGCAGATTGCCGGCGATTTGTTGCCGAACCCCACACTCGAGCAGAAAATCGCTACGGCCTTCAATCGCAATACCATGACTAACACCGAAGGGGGCACCGATCGCGAAGAATTCCGAGTCGCGGCTGTGAAGGATCGCGTGGATACGACGCTGCAGGTCTGGATGGGCATCACCTTCGGCTGCGCCAAATGCCATAACCATAAATACGATCCGTTCACGCAGAAGGAGTATTACCAGGTTTATGCCGTTTTCAACCAGACGGCCGACAACGATCAGCCGAATGAAACTCCGTTGTTGCAAGTGGCCGCGCCCGAACTGCTGGCCAGGGTAAAGCAGATCGATGCACGGCTGGCCGAGATTCAAAAAGAAATCAAGGCCGACAGCCCCGAACGAAAAAAGGCCCGGGAAGAATGGGAAAAAACTCGCAAAAAAACCGACGCCAAACCAGATGCAAAAAAACTGGAGGAGCAGTTCGAGGCCGAGTCCCCCTACTTCAAGAAGTGGAAGGACGAAATGGCCGCGCTGAAGAAGGCCAAACCGGTCATTCCCACGCTGCCGGTTATGGAAGAGCTGGCCAAGGAACGGCAGCGAAAAACGCGGATGATGGTCAAAGGCGATTTTTTGAATCCCGGTGAAGAAGTGAAGCCTACCCTCCCGGCGGCCTTTCCGAAATTGACCGAGGTAACCAGCATCAATCGACTGGCTCTGGCGAAGTGGATCGTTCAGGAAAATAACCCGCTGACGGCCCGGGTCGAAGTCAATCGCCTCTGGTCGCAGTTGTTTGGACGCGGTCTGCTCGAAACCGAAGAAGACTTTGGTACTCAGGGAGAATTGCCTTCGCATCCCGAATTGCTCGATTGGCTGGCGACGGAATTTATCGGCGACAAATGGGATGTGAAAGCATTGATCAAACTGCTGGTAACCTCAGCCACCTATCGCCAATCCTCCCAAACACTTCCGGAACATCTCGAGAAAGATCCGAAAAATGTTCTCCTTTCTCGTGCTCCCCGCTACCGTCTCGAAGGGGAGATGATTCGCGATCAGGCCTTGGCACTTTCCGGATTGCTGAAAAAGAAACTTGGGGGACCGAGCGTTTACCCGCCACAACCGGATGGCCTCTGGCAGGCCGCTTTCAACGGCGAACGTAGCTACCCGACTTCCACCGGCGACGATCGCTATCGTCGAGGCATTTATACCGTCTGGCGGCGCACCATTCCCAATCCCGCCATGACGACATTCGATGCCCCCAGCCGCGAAACCTGCACCGTACGTCGCATTCGCACCAACACGCCGCTGCAGGCCTTTGTGACCTTGAACGATCCGGTCTTTTTCGAAGCGGCCCAGGCGCTGGCAAAGCGGATTATGAGCGAAGGCAAAGCTTCGATGCAGTTCGCTTACGAACTGACCACCGGGCGACCGGCCACTCCCGAGATCCTGGCTCCTCTGAACAAACTTCTGGAATCGGAAAAAGCCCGCTTCGAAAAGGATAAGGAAGCCGCGAAAAAATTGGCCGGCGATCCGGAGACGGCTGCCTGGACCATCATCGCCAACGTGCTTTTGAATCAGGATTCCGTGCTGACGAGGAATTGA
- a CDS encoding acyl-CoA thioesterase translates to MSAPFSIERRVEFGDTDLAGIVHFSNFFKYMEVAETAFLRSHGLSVSWSQDGERRGFPRVSTTCDFKQPAFFEDVLTISVTLERLGKKSLSYRFDFRRGNDEIAVGRLTSVYCRSTPEHRVESMEIPSEIRQKLS, encoded by the coding sequence GTGAGCGCCCCATTCAGCATCGAACGCCGGGTCGAATTCGGCGACACGGATCTGGCCGGTATCGTCCACTTCTCCAACTTCTTCAAATACATGGAAGTGGCGGAGACCGCCTTTTTGCGTTCGCACGGCCTGAGCGTTTCCTGGTCGCAGGACGGTGAGCGGCGCGGATTTCCGCGCGTTTCCACCACCTGCGATTTCAAACAGCCCGCTTTTTTTGAGGATGTGCTGACGATTTCGGTCACGCTGGAGCGACTTGGAAAAAAATCGCTCAGTTATCGTTTTGATTTTCGGCGGGGAAACGACGAAATCGCCGTAGGCCGCCTCACTTCCGTATACTGCCGGAGCACTCCGGAACACCGGGTTGAGTCAATGGAAATACCGTCAGAGATTCGCCAGAAGCTCTCGTAG